The DNA sequence AGGTATTCCCAATCCCCGCTCCGGCCGGGCAATCCAACGCGCGGCCTGCATTCTGTACAAGTGTATAGCCGGACGCACAAGCCATGCCGCGAATCGCTGACACCACATCTCAGCGCTTGGCGGTAAGATGCGCGGAGCAACACCACCGGCACTCAGTGCGGCGATACGCGCCAAGGAGGGGGATTTCCAGATGGCCAGAACGATCGACCAGAAGCGACTCACAGGAGCGCTGCCCAATATGAGCGGGACGATCAGCGTCTCCGGTCTCGATAAGCCGGTTGAGATCGTTCGCGATACGCTCGGCATCCCGCACGTTCGGGCTGCCAGCCTCCGCGATGCGTTCTTCGGCCAGGGATTCGCCCACGCTCAGGATCGCCTCTGGCAAATGGAGTTTGACCGCACTCGGGCAGCAGGTCGCGGCGCGACGCTGGCAGGTGCATCCCTGCTGGCTAGTGACACGTTGATGCGCAAGCTCGACCTCGTCGACAGCGCCCGCGCCGATTACAACGCGTTCGACGACGCCACGCGCTCCATGCTCGACGCCTACGCCGCCGGGGTAAACGCCTTCATGACGTCAACGAAGGCTCTGCCGGTCGAGATGGACATGCTCGGGATCAGGCCAGAGCCGTGGAATCCGTGGGATTCCGGCGCGATCTTCAAGGTGCGCCACGTCCTGATGGGCACCTGGGGATCGAAGCTGTGGCGCGCCCGCGTGCTGGCGGCGCTCGGTCCCGAGGCCGTCCCGACGCTCGGCGTCCGCACTGGCAATGATGGCGTCCTGATCGTGCCTCCCGGCGAGGAGTACGCCAACGCGATCGCTGACCTCGCCGAGCTGATGCCTGGCGCAGAAGCGCTCTCGCGCCTGCCTGAGGCGGCCGGATCAAACAACTGGGCCGTCAGCGGCAGCCGCACCGCCTCGGGCAAGCCGCTCGTTGGCGGCGACCCGCACCGCTTCCTCGATGTGCCGAATGTCTACTACCAGAATCACCTGACCTGCCCTGAGACGGATGTCATCGGCTACTCGTTCGCCGGTATCCCCGGCTTCCCCCACTTTGGCCACAACGACAGCGTCGCCTGGTGCATCACCCACGCCGCCGCCGACTATCAGGATCTGTATGTCGAGAAGTTCCGCACCGAGAACGGGCAGCTGGAATACGCGGTCAATGACGAGTGGCACGCTGCCACGACACGTCGCGAGACGATCGAAGTGCGCGGCGGTGATCCGGTCGAGATCGACGTCGTCGTCACCCGCCACGGTCCGGTTGTCGTTGGCGACGCAAGCTCGGGCTACGCAATCGCGCTGCACTACTCGGCGCTCGACCATCCGAACCCCGGCTTCCAGTGCCTGACACCGCAGATCCTGGCAAAGTCCGTCGAGGAGCTGGACGAGGCGATGCGCGACTGGGTCGATCCGTGCAACAGCATGACGATGGCCGACATCCACGGCACGATCGGCTATCTGCA is a window from the Thermomicrobiales bacterium genome containing:
- a CDS encoding penicillin acylase family protein, producing MARTIDQKRLTGALPNMSGTISVSGLDKPVEIVRDTLGIPHVRAASLRDAFFGQGFAHAQDRLWQMEFDRTRAAGRGATLAGASLLASDTLMRKLDLVDSARADYNAFDDATRSMLDAYAAGVNAFMTSTKALPVEMDMLGIRPEPWNPWDSGAIFKVRHVLMGTWGSKLWRARVLAALGPEAVPTLGVRTGNDGVLIVPPGEEYANAIADLAELMPGAEALSRLPEAAGSNNWAVSGSRTASGKPLVGGDPHRFLDVPNVYYQNHLTCPETDVIGYSFAGIPGFPHFGHNDSVAWCITHAAADYQDLYVEKFRTENGQLEYAVNDEWHAATTRRETIEVRGGDPVEIDVVVTRHGPVVVGDASSGYAIALHYSALDHPNPGFQCLTPQILAKSVEELDEAMRDWVDPCNSMTMADIHGTIGYLHRGRVPIRNRANGWVPVPGWNDDYEWQGDIPFEELPRSRNPETGWIATANNRVVGDDYPHYLSHDYAPPYRAMRVIARLEALQNATIADIESMHAERQSIPSNWFSDALSSLTFDDSQVAAARDRLVAWDGVMDKELVEPAIYAVTREHLTRLVVQRPSAQALVPNPFVGEPAAMGPAARLWSQVPIMLRDDDTSLLAEGETWAEVLTEAFQNAVAALAADLGDDIDDWRWERLHRTNPTHPLAGLFPDDVDLLNPPSVTLGGDADTPQAAGTFPGQNYNINGTSVARYGFDLGDWDMSLWVSPLGASGHPGSPHYADQAETWSAVKMEPMHYSKAAVDANTESTQQLNPV